In the Nicotiana tabacum cultivar K326 chromosome 16, ASM71507v2, whole genome shotgun sequence genome, one interval contains:
- the LOC107790695 gene encoding putative late blight resistance protein homolog R1B-17 gives MTDYYTWQLRLLKKAALAPQHLTSDDNEVGVIKEEAQKMIMPPIEGPEDRENEVVGVVKKEAQKVILPPIEGPEDQDNEVVGVIKEEAQKVIMRLIEGPEDLNIVPIVGMIGLGKTTLARKIYYDPQISGEFPNKIWINVGQSYDKKKIFLNILGGLMKRSIEEYRYKEDVWETAVVNSVKEVFPENKKGHRIMMTTRLEYVATNANEDPHYLEFLTPNESFKLLELKVFGRSRCPDDLLVFGKSIASKCSGLPLSLVVIAKKLKHRKDRSTWKLIEKDVWHPLLNEDDPESCLEAVKLSYDHLSHEMKVCFLYCGAFPHGFDIPAWKLIRLWIAERLIRPEPPYTLEETAERYLNNLVGRNLLMVKKKSFDGQIKTCHIHDLLHEFCKAEANRKRILQEVCPTPHKDILTRQAVYTSQGLCIQPSVLHDFLSAKPVAEPVRSFYCFSSKQTQTKLSSDDIQLFEKAFPLIRVLDIECLKFRFIKEFYHLIYLRYLAISGDFNDLPVEVGRFWNLQTLIVNSSAEVSSLDIKADIWSMLKLMHLHTNIPARLPPPPTPNRNNQGMTFL, from the exons ATGACTGATTATTATACGTGGCAGTTACGTCTGCTTAAAAAAGCTGCCCTGGCGCCGCAG CATCTTACTTCGGATGATAACGAAGTTGGTGTTATTAAGGAGGAAGCGCAAAAAATGATCATGCCACCCATTGAAGGACCAGAGGATCGAGAGAACGAAGTTGTTGGTGTTGTTAAGAAGGAAGCACAAAAAGTGATCTTGCCACCCATTGAAGGACCAGAGGATCAAGATAACGAAGTTGTTGGTGTTATTAAGGAGGAAGCACAAAAAGTGATCATGCGACTCATTGAAGGACCAGAGGATCTAAATATTGTTCCCATTGTGGGTATGATTGGACTTGGCAAAACCACACTTGCACGAAAAATCTATTATGATCCTCAAATTTCAGGCGAGTTTCCGAACAAGATTTGGATCAATGTCGGCCAGTCATACGACAAAAAGAAGATATTTCTTAATATTCTCGGAGGGCTCATGAAACGAAGCATCGAAGAATATCGATATAAGGAAGATGTTTGGGAGACAGCAGTTGTAAATTCTGTCAAGGAAGTTTTTCCAGAAAACAAAAAAGGCCACCGAATCATGATGACCACTCGCCTAGAATACGTGGCTACTAATGCTAATGAGGATCCTCATTATCTGGAATTTCTGACTCCAAATGAAAGTTTCAAGTTGTTGGAACTGAAAGTTTTTGGCCGGAGCAGATGTCCTGATGACTTACTAGTATTTGGAAAAAGCATTGCATCAAAATGTAGTGGATTGCCACTTTCGCTAGTGGTAATTGCAAAAAAATTAAAACATCGTAAGGACAGAAGTACTTGGAAACTAATTGAAAAAGATGTGTGGCATCCTCTTTTAAATGAAGATGACCCTGAAAGCTGCTTGGAAGCAGTAAAGTTGAGTTACGATCACCTGTCCCATGAAATGAAGGTGTGCTTCTTGTATTGTGGTGCTTTTCCTCACGGCTTTGATATCCCTGCTTGGAAATTGATTCGCTTGTGGATCGCTGAGCGCTTGATAAGGCCCGAACCGCCATACACGCTTGAGGAGACAGCAGAGCGTTATTTGAACAACCTTGTTGGTAGGAACTTGCTGATGGTGAAGAAGAAGAGTTTTGATGGCCAAATAAAAACATGTCACATTCACGACTTGTTGCATGAGTTCTGCAAAGCAGAGGCTAATAGAAAAAGGATTCTTCAAGAAGTATGTCCAACACCCCACAAGGATATCCTTACGAGACAAGCAGTGTATACTTCTCAAGGATTGTGCATTCAACCCTCTGTTCTACACGATTTTCTCTCGGCAAAACCAGTTGCTGAGCCTGTTAGATCTTTCTACTGTTTTTCCTCTAAACAAACACAAACCAAGTTGTCGTCTGATGACATCCAACTCTTCGAGAAAGCATTTCCATTAATCAGGGTCTTGGACATTGAATGCCTGAAATTTCGTTTCATCAAGGAATTTTATCACCTAATTTATTTGAGGTATCTTGCTATTTCAGGTGACTTCAATGACCTTCCAGTGGAAGTTGGTAGATTTTGGAATTTACAAACTCTTATAGTTAATTCGAGTGCAGAAGTATCCAGTCTTGACATAAAAGCAGATATTTGGAGCATGTTAAAGTTGATGCATCTTCACACCAATATCCCTGCAAGATTGCCGCCCCCTCCTACCCCCAACAG